The following coding sequences lie in one Chryseobacterium culicis genomic window:
- a CDS encoding phosphoadenosine phosphosulfate reductase family protein, which yields MSEIKQVLGISGGKDSAALAIYMSRKHPDIDVEYYTCDTGKELKETYDLINKLNSVLGKDIRLYKSIDELNSPEKNPFDHFMAVGGGYLPSATARWCTTKMKLQPFEEEIGDTPTISYVGIRGDENREGYISKKENIQSIFPFRKNIWSEDVIKKFLSNSNIDFVAAHYRLLAGENHDIELILQYVNLPISPRFTQRQKLNALLETDVKLFNKVVFEFLKTTDYPVGKLESFSLVDNDEVLGIDDIFYILENSGVGIPTYYLPIEYTVEIDGELKHGTYSRSRSGCFFCFFQQKIEWVWLLEQHPDLYEEAIKYEKEGFTWTIEPLIELKKPERVNSIKKEHYLRMNRNKIKTANNWQDEILQAEGEGCASCFI from the coding sequence ATGAGTGAAATAAAACAAGTTTTAGGAATTTCCGGAGGAAAAGACAGTGCTGCCTTGGCTATTTACATGAGCAGAAAACACCCAGATATTGATGTTGAATATTATACTTGTGATACAGGAAAAGAATTAAAAGAAACCTATGATCTTATTAATAAACTAAATTCTGTGTTGGGCAAGGATATCCGTCTTTATAAATCCATAGACGAATTAAATTCTCCTGAAAAAAATCCCTTCGATCATTTTATGGCAGTAGGAGGTGGTTATCTGCCTTCAGCTACTGCACGATGGTGTACAACAAAAATGAAGCTTCAACCATTTGAAGAAGAAATTGGAGATACTCCAACGATCTCCTATGTGGGAATAAGAGGTGATGAAAATAGAGAGGGGTATATTTCAAAAAAAGAAAATATACAATCTATTTTTCCTTTCAGAAAAAATATTTGGAGTGAAGATGTTATAAAGAAGTTCCTTTCTAATTCAAATATTGATTTTGTTGCAGCTCATTATAGATTATTAGCGGGTGAAAATCATGATATTGAGTTGATTTTGCAGTACGTTAATCTTCCTATATCTCCCCGTTTTACACAGAGACAAAAGCTCAATGCACTGCTGGAAACTGATGTGAAACTTTTTAATAAAGTAGTATTTGAATTTCTGAAAACAACTGATTATCCTGTCGGAAAACTGGAAAGTTTTTCTCTTGTTGACAATGACGAAGTTCTTGGAATTGATGATATTTTTTATATCCTTGAAAATTCAGGAGTGGGAATTCCTACATACTATCTGCCCATTGAATATACTGTTGAAATTGACGGAGAGCTTAAGCATGGAACTTATTCAAGAAGCAGATCAGGATGTTTTTTTTGTTTTTTTCAGCAAAAAATAGAATGGGTTTGGCTTTTAGAACAACATCCTGACTTGTATGAAGAGGCCATAAAATATGAAAAAGAAGGCTTTACGTGGACTATAGAACCTCTTATAGAGCTCAAAAAACCTGAAAGGGTAAATTCTATTAAAAAAGAACACTATCTTAGGATGAACAGAAATAAAATAAAAACAGCAAACAACTGGCAGGATGAAATCCTTCAAGCAGAGGGAGAGGGTTGTGCAAGTTGCTTTATCTAA
- a CDS encoding DUF4007 family protein, with the protein MNILKFSGHDTFHCRQQWLSKGIKVIENEGVGVFSLPEVAISKLGVGKNMVQSIQHWLKAFGLINEKYEILEISKKIFLPENEFDPYLEDEGTLWLLQYKICHTNYASIYKLVFSEFFNDKINLEFSETQVIQFIAKKLRDAKIREVSNNTLSSDFKVFVRSYATPVKSLKTIEDDFNSPFLELNLISQLSYKNAFGDTVYRINKDSEKYIPLSIFAYCLLDYMGDRSIISYDEIRNTIGAYFCLSIEGLENLIDSLCVDYQEFVYKNDAGIRQIQVKNISRDYQNNLLQSYYGV; encoded by the coding sequence ATGAATATTTTAAAATTTTCAGGACACGACACATTTCATTGTAGACAACAGTGGTTGTCAAAGGGTATTAAAGTTATTGAAAATGAGGGTGTTGGAGTGTTTTCGTTGCCTGAAGTAGCTATATCAAAATTAGGAGTAGGTAAAAATATGGTACAGTCAATACAACATTGGCTGAAAGCTTTTGGATTGATCAATGAGAAATATGAGATCTTAGAAATTTCCAAAAAAATATTTTTGCCAGAAAATGAGTTTGATCCTTATTTAGAAGATGAAGGAACATTATGGCTGTTGCAGTATAAAATCTGCCACACAAATTACGCAAGTATTTATAAGCTTGTGTTTTCAGAGTTTTTTAATGATAAAATAAATTTAGAGTTTTCTGAAACTCAGGTCATACAGTTTATTGCAAAGAAGCTTAGAGATGCTAAAATAAGAGAAGTAAGTAACAATACGTTAAGTTCCGATTTTAAAGTTTTTGTAAGGTCATATGCAACGCCTGTCAAGTCATTAAAAACCATTGAAGATGATTTTAATTCTCCTTTTTTAGAGCTTAATCTAATTTCTCAATTATCATATAAAAATGCTTTCGGAGATACTGTTTACAGAATCAATAAAGACAGTGAAAAGTATATTCCATTATCCATATTTGCATATTGCCTTTTAGATTATATGGGAGATAGGAGCATTATTTCTTACGACGAGATAAGAAATACTATAGGGGCTTATTTCTGTCTTTCCATTGAGGGATTGGAGAATTTAATTGACAGTCTGTGTGTTGATTACCAGGAGTTTGTTTATAAAAATGATGCAGGGATAAGACAAATACAAGTTAAAAATATTTCAAGAGACTATCAAAATAACTTATTGCAATCATACTATGGCGTATAA